AGCATCAGTGCCGCCGCCACCCAAAACGGCGTGCGGCCGTAGTGGTCAAGTCCGCGATCCATGCCCAACAGCCAGCCGCCCATCCAGGCACCAATCGCCCGGCCAAGACTGGCAAACGATTGCAGCAGTCCCAATGCCCGACCCTGCCAGGCCGCATCCACACTTCGTGAAGCCAGTCCGTTGAGAGTCGGCTGAACCAAACTGTTGCCGGCCGCCACCAGGCAGCACACGATCACAAGTGAAGTTACACTGCCAACCAACGGCAGGAGCACAAAACCGATCAACAGGAAAAGCATCCCTGACCTTGCCAGAGGCACTTCTCCATACTTCGGGAGCAATCGACGGATCAAACCGCCCTGAATCAGCACCCCCACCACCCCGATGGTCGCCAGGATGTAGCCAATGTGAGTCTGGTCTAGGTCGAAGCGTTTTTCACCAAACAAGGCAAACGTCATCGTCATGATCGCAAACGCCGCCAGCGACAGAAAATATCCGACCGCCACCGTGAAAAAAAGCGGGGCATCACTGTGTTTGGGAAGTGCACTCAGCGGCAGTTGCGGACCATGCTGTTTGCGGCGTTCCGCCGTGTGGGTCTCCGGCAGCGACGTGGCCACCAACAGCGCATTGATCAAACACAACACCCCAACAAAAATGAAGGGTGCTTGTGCGGAGATCTGTTCGGAGAGGATGCCCCCCAACGCAGGCCCGATAATAAACCCAAGTCCAAACGCCGCCCCGATCAACCCCATCGCCTTCGACCGCTCTTCCGGGGTGGTGATGTCCGCGATGTAAGCCTGGGCAGCCGCCACATTGCCGCCAGATGCACCGTCAATGATCCGGGCCACAAAAAGCATCGCGAGCGTGTTGGCAGATCCCATCAAAAAATAGCCCGCCGCAGACCCCAGCACGCTGAACAACAACACCGGTCGACGCCCATAGCGGTCGGAAAGTTTCCCCCACAGTGGAGCCGTGAAAAACACCAGCAAAGAGAACACCCCTATAAGAAGGCCGTTCTGGGTCTCGGTGGCATTGAACTTCTCTGCATAAAGCGGCAGCACCGGTATGCAAACCCCAAAGCCAATGGTGCTCAGCAGAATGGTGAGGAAGATGACGAAGAATTGAGATTTGCGGGATGCTTGCACGAGATCGATACACTGAGCGGGGAAGCCTCATTGCGCAAGTTCTGCATCATCTTGAAACATCGCCATCGTCAACTCCAAGATGAACCTTTGCGAATCGTTTCCAATGCTTATGCATCAGATTCACTAATGCAAATACCACAAGCTCAACTACTTAAAGACGGCTTAGGATAAAAAATACGCAATTCTACTTATAGATTTTTTAAAAAAATGATGAAGGGTGGCTTCATGAGCACCGTGCAACACACGCACCCATCGATTGCCGGACTCCCCGACAGCCTCGTGGTCCAGGATATCATCCGTGCGTCAGGACTAAAACTGGTCATCCTGCCTCCCAGCGTTCAGGCGCTCAAAAAGAACGCTGGAGTGTGGGTGCATGAAAGCTCCTTGATGGAAATCCGCCGCTTCCGCGGTTCGATGTGCCTGTCCAATGGTCTTGTGCCACCTGAGGCGGTTGATGCCACGGGGTGCCATTTTCTCGCCTGCGATTCCGTCAACCATCACCTCATGATGGTGCAATCCAACGGGCGTCTCGCCGCCTGTCTGCGGGTGCGAATGCATCCTGTCGGCACCACAGCCTCAGGACTGCGCATGTTCGAGTCCATCCGCCGCTTTCCACCTTCCTCCCACGGCAGCAGTGTCATCAACGACCTGATTTTGCAGGCGCGGCAGCAGCAATTGGGCGTGGCAGAATTAGGTGGCTGGGTCATGTCCCCAGAACGCCGTGATTGCAAGGGTGCCGCACTTCTTCCCATCATTGCTTGGGCCTTGGTTCAGCAACTTGGAGGCGCGTTGATGCTGGAGCACGCCGATGCCTCCGGCGAAACTCCCGCCATACTGCGGGGTTTGGGCCAGCCGCTGTCCTACCTTGGCCAGCGCATCGCCCCCGTCCCAAATACTCACTACGGCCGCCCGATGGAAGTGCTTGGCGCCTTCTCCAACCAGCCGCCCGATCCTCTTCAGCGCATCCTGGACAGCCTGACTGAACTCATAAGCTCAGCCACTTGAGCTTTTAGCGATTCATTAATTGCCGTCGTGCGAGAGGGGTAACGGAGAGGTTCGACTACCTCAAGGCAGTTCCTTGAGCTGAATGTGACGATACTCCATCTGACCGCGATCCCCTTCAAGGCCGATGGGTCCGGTGGCGGGAAGTGCCAGCGCAGCTTCAAGAACCTCACCGTTGCATTCGCAATGCGCGACATTGTCTTTCACCGTCACCGTGATCTGATTCCATTCCTGCGGTTGGTAGTTTTTCAGCTCAGTATACGGTCCGGCAACAAGGTAATCACGGCATTGCAGCTGCGGTTTACGAACAAAGACCCCGCTGTCCGCATTGGGCGAGGCGCGGAACTCGAGCTTCAAAATGAAATCCTTCGGAAACTCGGCCACCGTGTAAATCTGAGCGATAAGACGTTCCGCCCCCTTCGGAAAGTTCACGGTGAGGATGCCGTCCTTGGCGCTGTAACGGCCATCATCGGATGAGGCAGTCTTGCCTTCAAAATTGGCGATGATCTCTCCGGCTTGAGTCGCCTTCTTGTCCGTCTTGGCGCGGAAACACCAGCCGCTGAGATCCTTGCCGTTGAACAGGGAAACAAATCCCGGTTCAGGTTTCCATTCCTCCGCGTTGGAACTGGCGGTGCTGATGATGCTGACGATGGACAGAACGGTGAGAGCAAGGAAACGATGCATGCTTGGAAGTGGCTGGATGTTTTAGACCGATTGAGATTGAGCCGGGTATAACGTGATCGAACTGGCAAACCTCACACCGATTTACGATCAGCCGATCGCGCATTTGCTCGCAACGGAGCAGTCAATGCTTTGCCCTCAGCACTCCCGTTTTAAAAAATTCCATTGACCGCGCCTCCAAAACAGTGAAGATGAATTCACATTCATAAACATGAACACCGCTTCCGCTTCTCCACCCCGACGTCTGCGCGAACGCCAGCGTAAACTTGAGAATTTGTTGGATGCCGCTGGTGAGGTTTTTGCGAAGAAGGGATTTCACAACACCTCCATGGAAGACATCGCTGCGGCTGCGGAGTATGCGACGGGAACGCTCTATCGGTATTTCCCCAGCAAAGAAGCTTTGTATGTGGGACTGCTGGAAAGCCGATATGCTGCGGTTATTGCCGAGGTCAAATCGCGCGTCGCCCAAACGGACAATCCTCTCGACGGACTGCGGGCCGTGATCTCCGCCCAAGTGGATTCCATGCGCCGCGACCTGTCCATTCTGCAAATTTTCTTCGGTGAACGGATGGAGGCGGGCAGCAAGTCGGACAGGTGGGCTCACATCGAATCGTTGCATCAAGAGTTCCACGAATGGCTGGCGGAAGGATTTGCCAGGGGACAACTGGCAGGCGTATTCTTACCCGGTGATCCCAAGCTCTACGTCATGGCCATCCAGGGCATGCTTTCAGCGCTGTTGCGTGATTGGGTCAAAAGTTCGGGACCGACGGCGGACATCGAGCAACAAAAGAATTTCCTCATTGAGTTTTCTCTTCGTGCCATCTGCGTCAATCCAACCCAAACTTCATGAACTTCATCCAACCCACGCTGCTCAGCGCGCTGGCCATCCCGACCACTTTGTTGTTGATGACCTCCTGCGGAGAAAAACCTTCCCAAGCCCCTCCGGCTCGACCTCCCCAGGCAGTCATTGTTGCCACCGTTGAACAAAAAACGGTGCCGATCTACGTGGAAAACGTCGCGCAAACCGAAGCAAACGCCACCGTTGAGATCCGCGCACGCGTTCAGGGTTTTCTCATGGACGCCCCGTTTAAGGAGGGCGGTTACGTCAAAAAAGGCGACCTGCTGTTCCAGATTGATCCGAAGCCGTATCAGGCCGCCGTTGACCAGGCTCAGGCGAATGTCACCAAAGCCGATGCCACCCTTGGCCGCGCCAATGCGGACGTGGACCGCATCAAACCGCTGGTCGAGCAACGTGCCATCTCCCAGCAGGAACTGGACAACGCCATCGCCACGGCCAAGGTTGCCGAGGCGGATCTCCTCGCTGCCAGGGCCGGACTGACGACCGCCCAACTTGAACTGGGCTACACCACCATGCGCGCGCCGTTTGATGGATTGATCGGAGCCCGACAAGTTGATGTGGGAAATTTCGTTGGCAACACGGCGGACACCACCCTGCTCGCCACCATTTCCACCACCGATCCCATGCGCGCCACCTTCCACGTGGCCGAAGCGAACTATCTGCGCTACCAACGCCGGTTCATGGGTGATGAAGCGGCGGCGGAGGAACACAGTGCGGCCATGGCTTTCGATCTGATCCTCAGCGACGGCAGCACCTACGCCCACAAGGGCAAATTTGACTTTGCCGAACGCGCCCTGGATGCGCGAGCCGGGACCTTGAAACTGGTGGTTACCTTCCCCAATCCGGAACTGCTGCTGCGACCCGGACAATTTGCAAGAGTTCGCGCCATGCCCGAAGAACGGCCCGACGCAATCCTCGTTCCGCAGCGCGCCGTGATCACCACCCAAAGTGCGCAGTCCGTCATGGTCGTTGGCGAAGGCAACAAGGTGGAGGTCCGCCCCATCAAAACTTCCACCCGGTTTCAAGATCAGTGGATCGTCACCACCGGCCTCAAGGCAGGCGAGAAAGTGATCATTGAAGGTCTGCAAAAAGCCGCCCCCGGCATCGTGGTGAACCCCATGGACCCTCCGCCCGATGAAGCCCCGGCAGCCGAACCGGCCAAGCCATCCGCCACCCCAGCAGCGGAAGAAGCGCCATCCGCCAAGTAACCCACCCAGCCGGAGACCTTCCCTTCCCATGGCCCAATTTTTTATCCAACGCCGCGTTTTTGCGATGGTGCTTTCCATCCTGATCGTGCTGGTCGGATGGCTCGGACTCAACTCCCTGCCCATCGCCCGCTACCCCAACATGACCCCGCCAACCATCCAGGTCACGGCGGTCTACCCGGGTGCCAGCTCCCAAGTGGTCGAGGAAACCGTCACGACTCCGCTCGAACTCGAAATCAGCGGGGCTGAAGACATGCTCTACATGTCCAGCGGCAGCACCAGTGATGGCCAAAGCTCCATCAAAGTCACTTTCAAGGTCGGCAAAAACATTGATGACGCCGCGGTCGATGTGCAGAACCGCGTCGCCCGTGCCCAGGCGAAACTGCCGACCGATGTGGTCCGCAATGGCATCACCGTGACCAAACAATCGCCGGACATGCTGCTGGTGTTTGCCCTGAGTTCACCGGACGGGACCTATGACGATTTGTTCCTCAACAACTACGCGTTCCTCAACCTGCAATCTGAACTCGCCCGCGTTCCCGGTGTCGGCGCAGTGAACATCTTCACCCAAAAAGATTATTCCATGCGGGTCTGGTTGCAGCCGGACAAACTCGCCAAGCTCGGCCTTACTGCCAGCGACGTCTCCAATGCCCTCGCCGAACAAAACGTGCAGGCAGCCGCCGGTCAGATCGGGGCACCACCGGCCGAAAGCGGCGTGGAGTTTCAATTTTCCGTCAACGTCAAAGGCCGCCTCGTTCAGCCCGAGGAATTTGGAGAAATCGTCATCACCACCCTTGCCGATGGCACCGTGGTCAGATTACGTGACGTCGCCCGCACCGAGCTCGGTGGCAAGGACTACGCCAGCTTCGGTCGTATCAATGGGTCGCCCGCCGCACTGATCGGCATATTCCAGCTGCCCACCGCGAATGCGCTTTCCACCGCCCAGGCGGCCCAGGAAAAGATGGATGAACTCTCCAAGGCCTTTCCTGTCGGCATGGAGGCCAAGGTGAGCTTCGACACCACCCGCGT
The Phragmitibacter flavus genome window above contains:
- a CDS encoding MFS transporter, with protein sequence MQASRKSQFFVIFLTILLSTIGFGVCIPVLPLYAEKFNATETQNGLLIGVFSLLVFFTAPLWGKLSDRYGRRPVLLFSVLGSAAGYFLMGSANTLAMLFVARIIDGASGGNVAAAQAYIADITTPEERSKAMGLIGAAFGLGFIIGPALGGILSEQISAQAPFIFVGVLCLINALLVATSLPETHTAERRKQHGPQLPLSALPKHSDAPLFFTVAVGYFLSLAAFAIMTMTFALFGEKRFDLDQTHIGYILATIGVVGVLIQGGLIRRLLPKYGEVPLARSGMLFLLIGFVLLPLVGSVTSLVIVCCLVAAGNSLVQPTLNGLASRSVDAAWQGRALGLLQSFASLGRAIGAWMGGWLLGMDRGLDHYGRTPFWVAAALMLVTLVLALKLRAPQGQTTVVEPVVI
- a CDS encoding 3-keto-disaccharide hydrolase; the encoded protein is MHRFLALTVLSIVSIISTASSNAEEWKPEPGFVSLFNGKDLSGWCFRAKTDKKATQAGEIIANFEGKTASSDDGRYSAKDGILTVNFPKGAERLIAQIYTVAEFPKDFILKLEFRASPNADSGVFVRKPQLQCRDYLVAGPYTELKNYQPQEWNQITVTVKDNVAHCECNGEVLEAALALPATGPIGLEGDRGQMEYRHIQLKELP
- a CDS encoding TetR/AcrR family transcriptional regulator, whose amino-acid sequence is MNTASASPPRRLRERQRKLENLLDAAGEVFAKKGFHNTSMEDIAAAAEYATGTLYRYFPSKEALYVGLLESRYAAVIAEVKSRVAQTDNPLDGLRAVISAQVDSMRRDLSILQIFFGERMEAGSKSDRWAHIESLHQEFHEWLAEGFARGQLAGVFLPGDPKLYVMAIQGMLSALLRDWVKSSGPTADIEQQKNFLIEFSLRAICVNPTQTS
- a CDS encoding efflux RND transporter periplasmic adaptor subunit, which produces MNFIQPTLLSALAIPTTLLLMTSCGEKPSQAPPARPPQAVIVATVEQKTVPIYVENVAQTEANATVEIRARVQGFLMDAPFKEGGYVKKGDLLFQIDPKPYQAAVDQAQANVTKADATLGRANADVDRIKPLVEQRAISQQELDNAIATAKVAEADLLAARAGLTTAQLELGYTTMRAPFDGLIGARQVDVGNFVGNTADTTLLATISTTDPMRATFHVAEANYLRYQRRFMGDEAAAEEHSAAMAFDLILSDGSTYAHKGKFDFAERALDARAGTLKLVVTFPNPELLLRPGQFARVRAMPEERPDAILVPQRAVITTQSAQSVMVVGEGNKVEVRPIKTSTRFQDQWIVTTGLKAGEKVIIEGLQKAAPGIVVNPMDPPPDEAPAAEPAKPSATPAAEEAPSAK